A single Streptomyces sp. 2114.4 DNA region contains:
- a CDS encoding pirin family protein — protein sequence MPAVTVENPLTLPRVAAPVTAHARPVLAVATAPSGFEGEGFPVRRAFAGIDYQHLDPFIMMDQMGEVEYAPGEAKGTPWHPHRGFETVTYLLDGTFVHRDSHGGGGVINDGDTQWMTAGSGLLHIEAPPESLVMSGGLFHGLQLWVNLPKSDKMMAPRYQDIGGGQVKLLTSGDGGALLRLIAGDLDGHDGPGITHTPITMMHVTVNPGAELTLPWRKDFNALAYALAGRGSAGAEGRPFRMGQSVVFGAGDSLTIRADESQESRSPNFEVVLLGGLPIREPMMHYGPFVMNTHAELAQAFEDFQAGRLGTIPADGH from the coding sequence ATGCCCGCAGTGACCGTAGAGAACCCGCTGACCCTGCCGCGTGTGGCGGCGCCCGTCACGGCGCACGCCCGTCCCGTGCTGGCCGTTGCCACCGCTCCGAGCGGCTTCGAGGGCGAGGGCTTCCCGGTGCGCCGGGCGTTCGCCGGCATCGACTACCAGCACCTCGACCCGTTCATCATGATGGACCAGATGGGCGAGGTGGAGTACGCGCCCGGAGAGGCCAAGGGCACCCCCTGGCACCCGCACCGCGGCTTCGAGACGGTGACCTATCTGCTCGACGGCACCTTCGTGCACCGTGACTCGCACGGGGGCGGCGGCGTCATCAACGACGGCGACACCCAGTGGATGACGGCCGGTTCGGGCCTGCTGCACATCGAGGCGCCGCCGGAGTCGCTGGTCATGTCCGGCGGTCTCTTCCACGGCCTCCAGCTGTGGGTGAACCTGCCGAAGAGCGACAAGATGATGGCCCCTCGCTACCAGGACATCGGCGGCGGCCAGGTCAAGCTGCTGACCTCGGGCGACGGCGGAGCGCTGCTGCGGCTGATCGCCGGTGACCTCGACGGACACGACGGGCCGGGCATCACCCATACGCCGATCACGATGATGCATGTGACGGTGAACCCGGGCGCGGAGCTGACCCTCCCCTGGCGCAAGGACTTCAACGCCCTCGCCTACGCCCTGGCCGGACGCGGCTCGGCCGGTGCGGAGGGGCGCCCGTTCCGTATGGGGCAGTCGGTCGTGTTCGGTGCCGGCGACTCGCTCACGATCCGGGCGGACGAGTCCCAGGAGTCGCGCAGTCCGAACTTCGAGGTGGTGCTGCTCGGTGGGCTGCCGATCCGCGAGCCGATGATGCATTACGGCCCGTTCGTGATGAACACCCACGCCGAACTGGCGCAGGCCTTCGAGGACTTCCAGGCCGGCCGGCTCGGGACGATCCCCGCCGACGGGCACTGA
- a CDS encoding AI-2E family transporter: MQNDSEENGPGAGRERPRSSPPLLPVQARRAAAWCLVALLLAAVAALVVWLCIELSAAVTPVLLALLGSGLLGPLHRRLVAMKLNRSLAAGLTCAVLLVVVGGAGYIVVSALVDTGDQIISSLRQAAKDLSQHFGAAGTSLDDLASRSKELVTKFGGTAASGLLTGVSAVGQFLAASVLALLLTFFFLRDADKAVRTLHHWAPGSSAPQLEKMARRGFQSIEGFMRGTTFIALIDAVCITVGLLILRVPGAVGLGALVFVGAYIPYLGAFISGAVAILVALADRGFVIALWALGVVLAVQVLEGHVLQPMIQSRTVKMHPATVLLAITAGASVAGILGMLLSVPLTAAVTGILHELREHYAAGPDSAGPDSGDTGPAASPASS; this comes from the coding sequence GTGCAAAACGACTCGGAGGAAAACGGGCCCGGCGCCGGACGTGAACGGCCACGGTCCTCACCGCCGTTGCTGCCGGTCCAGGCCCGCCGTGCCGCGGCCTGGTGCCTGGTGGCGCTGTTGCTCGCGGCCGTGGCGGCCCTCGTGGTGTGGCTGTGCATCGAACTGAGCGCGGCAGTCACGCCCGTACTGCTGGCGCTGCTCGGCAGCGGGCTGCTCGGACCGCTCCACCGGCGGCTGGTGGCGATGAAGCTCAACCGCTCACTGGCCGCCGGACTGACCTGTGCGGTCCTTTTGGTGGTGGTCGGTGGCGCCGGATACATCGTCGTCAGCGCGCTGGTCGACACCGGTGACCAGATCATCTCCTCGCTCAGGCAAGCCGCCAAGGACCTCTCCCAGCACTTCGGTGCGGCCGGTACCTCGCTCGACGATCTCGCCTCCCGTTCCAAGGAGCTGGTGACCAAGTTCGGCGGCACCGCGGCCTCGGGGCTGCTGACCGGTGTCAGCGCGGTCGGCCAGTTCCTCGCCGCCTCGGTCCTGGCCCTGCTGCTGACCTTCTTCTTCCTGCGGGACGCGGACAAGGCCGTCCGCACCTTGCACCACTGGGCGCCCGGCAGCTCCGCACCGCAACTGGAGAAGATGGCCCGCCGCGGCTTCCAGTCCATCGAAGGCTTTATGCGGGGTACCACCTTCATCGCCCTGATCGACGCCGTCTGCATCACCGTCGGACTGCTGATCCTCCGGGTGCCGGGCGCCGTCGGGCTGGGTGCGCTGGTCTTCGTCGGCGCCTATATCCCCTACCTCGGCGCCTTCATCTCCGGCGCCGTGGCGATCCTGGTGGCGCTGGCCGACCGCGGCTTCGTGATCGCGCTCTGGGCGCTCGGCGTCGTCCTGGCCGTGCAGGTGCTGGAGGGGCATGTACTGCAGCCGATGATCCAGAGCCGGACGGTCAAAATGCATCCGGCGACGGTGCTGCTGGCGATCACCGCGGGCGCCAGCGTCGCCGGGATCCTCGGCATGCTGCTGTCCGTACCGCTGACCGCCGCCGTCACCGGCATCCTCCACGAGCTGCGGGAGCACTACGCCGCGGGACCGGACTCCGCGGGCCCGGACTCAGGTGACACCGGACCCGCCGCGTCCCCCGCGTCCTCGTAG